DNA sequence from the Marinilongibacter aquaticus genome:
TTCCCAAAGTGGTTGATCAAAGGAAAAAAGCGATAAGGAATGGGCTGAATATTGGGTTTATCGCCCATGGCCCCCACCACAAGCGGCACCATGGCTGCCGAAGCCCCATCCTTCACCATATTGGCATTCAAACGTAAACCGTATTTGAAAAACAGATCTTCCAGACCGCTTTCCAAAGGCTGTGCAAATGTGCCTTCCAAACCTATGGAGTCCACTTTCAAACCATCGACAAAAAACAGAGCCCTTCCACCATACATGATGTACTGGTCGATCTTGAATTTCGTCGAATCGTCGATGGGATAATCTGGCTTAGGCAAAATCAGGGCGTCGAGCCCAAGAAACGATTCCGAGCTTTTGGCATCCACAATATACAAATCGTAATTGGCCTGAAGACTGTTGATCATCCCGGCGAAGTTGATCGGCCTGAGCTCGGTAAATTCGGTAAGCAAGCCCACTTTTTTATGCTCGCTTTGGTTGAGTTTCCGAAAAGCAGAAGCAAATGCATATTCCAAATTCTCGTATGACTGATTGAGCTTTTCTTGAGCCGATTGACTCTGATTGCCCTTCAAAAGCAAAACAGTTTCAAAACGGTCTTCCTGACGCACAATGGCGTAGGGGAAAACCAAGGTTTCTGTTTTCCGTCCGCCATCGGTATCGAACACATTGGTCGGTTGCACACCCTGAGCCAGCAATGTGTCAATCAGTGCATTTCTTTGCTCTTGGTTTCCAACCGCATTCGGGTCAATCAAACGATATTCCAAATTCGCACCCGCATAATTCTTGAATTCGTCGAGCGTTTCCAAAGTTGCCCTTCTCAAACGCTCAAAACCACCCGGCAAACCTTCGCCATCCAAATACACTTCAATTTGCACAGGTGCCTGTAGGCTTTCGACCAAACGTTCGCTCGCATCCGACAAACTGTACCTTTTCTCTTCTGTCAAATCCAAACGGAAAAAGAAAAAATACGCCAGCACATTGAGGAGAAGCAAGCCCGAGAGCACAATTGGAAGATTCCGTGTTTTCTTCATGCAGAAACAAAAAAAAATTTCAGCCGTAAAATTCACAATAATATCGGTAGAAAAAACGAAGAAATGCCTTTTCTAGCATATTTCACTAAAGCAAAACCTTTCGCTTAAAAGGTTTTTTTACACTAAACCTCTCTTGAAAATTGAGCAGCTTGCCCAAGAATTCTATTTTTGTAAAAAAATTGACCAACATGCTGCAACGTATACAATCGCTATTCCTTATGCTCACCGCCATTGCCTTGGGTGTTTTCTTGGCCACCAACTTTTGGACTGGTGATCAAACAGGCAATACCATTCTGCTAAATCCCTACCACATTGTGCAAAACCAAAACGGACTTGCCGCTTACCAAAAAGAGATTTTCTATGTGGCTGTAATTGCGGCCATCGCTATCGGGATTTCCATTTTTGCCATTTTTCAATACAAAAACAGGGTACGACAAATGCTTTTTGTAGCCCTGAATTCCATGCTCATTGCTGTGGCTGTCGGTGTATCTGTATACCATGTAAAGTACGATGCCATGCCCTTGAACGGCGGCGAAGTTGGGCATTTTGACATTGGCACATACGCTGGTTTTGTGGCTTTGGCTTGCAATTGGATTGCCAACCGATTCATTCGCAAAGATGAAAAGATGGTGCGTAGTGCCGACAGAATGCGTTAAGAGTTGCTATCGGAACTCAATAAGAAAGCCTTCATTTTTTCGATTGCTCGGCCACGGTGGCTGATGGGATTTTTCTCTTCAGCCCCCATTTCGGCAAAAGTGCGGTCGAAGCCTTTGGGCACAAACAAAGGATCGTAACCAAAGCCTTGATTGCCACGCTTTTCTTTGGTGATCTCGCCCTCGACAATTCCTTCGAAAAAGTGCGTTTCTTCTCCAAGAATCAAGGTGATTACCGTGCGAAATTGAGCCCTTCTGTTCGATTGCCCTTCCAAGTTTTTCAACAACCGGTTCATGTTTTTCTCATGATTTCCGTGTTCTCCGGCATAGCGTGCCGAAAACACACCCGGCTCACCACCTAAAGCTTCCACTTCCAAACCCGAGTCGTCGGCAATACAATCCAGACCATAATGTGCTTTCACATACTGGGCTTTGATTAGGGAATTGCCCTGAAAAGTATTCGCCGTCTCTTCAATATCTTCTATACAACCGATCTGCTTCAAAGTCTTGATTTCAAAGAGCCCTTCGAGCATCGCCTGCAATTCAAAGGCTTTGTGGTCGTTGTTTGTGGCCAGGCAGATTTCCCGCATATCTAATTTGTTTTTATTCGATTTTGGAAGGCAATGCTCTACGCTTCGCCCTTCATTCTTTCTGCATTTTCGGCAATACGCAACTTCTCGATAAACTCGTCGATCTCCCCATCCATTACCGTAGGTAAATTGTAAACCGTAAGGCCAATGCGGTGATCCGTTACACGGCTTTGCGGATAATTGTATGTTCTGATTTTGTCCGAACGGTCGCCCGAGCCCACAAGCGATTTTCTCTCGGAGCTGATGGCGTCATTGTGCTTTTTCAATTCGGCTTCGTACAAACGCGAACGCAAGACCGTAAGAGCCTTGTCGTAATTGGCGTGCTGCGAACGCCCGTCTTGACACTCGACAACCGTATTGGTTGGTAGGTGTGTCAAACGAATGGCGGATTCCGTTTTGTTCACGTGCTGCCCACCTGCACCCGAAGCCCGAAAAGTATCTTTCTTGATGTCGCTCATATTGAGTTCAAAATCGACTTCGTCGGCTTCGGGCAGAACCGCTACCGAAGCGGCAGAGGTGTGTACCCGCCCTTGAGATTCTGTGGCCGGTACACGCTGTACGCGGTGTACACCCGATTCGAATTTCAATTTCCCGTATACATCTTCGCCACTGACTTCCGCAATAATTTCTTTAAATCCGCCCGAAGTGCCCTCGTTCAAATCCATAATAGAGAGGCTCCAGCCTTCTTGTTTCTCGACAAAACGCTGATACATTCTGAATAAATCGCCAGCAAAGATCGAAGCTTCGTCTCCACCCGCACCCGCTCTGACTTCCAAAATCGCATTCTTCCCGTCATTCGGATCTTTCGGAATCAGCATTTCTTTTAAGATTTCTTCAAGCTCTTCTTTTTGCGGCTCCAATTCATCGATCTCCTCTTTCGCCAATTCTCTCAGCCCCTCATCCTTTTCCGTGTTCAGAATCTCCTTGGCTTCGGCCAAGTGATCGATCACGGCTTTGTACTTTTTGTATTCCTTGACAATCTTCTCGAGGTCTTTGTATTCTTTGCTGATCTTTTTGAATTTGGCCATATCCGAAACCACTTCCGGCATGCCCATTTGTTGTGCAACCTCTTCGAAACGTTCGCGTATTCCTTCTAACTGCTCTAGCATAGATTTCTTGAATAAACTGCAAAGCTAAGGCTTTTTTGGCCATTTCGACCCCTCAAAAAAAACTGGCCAAACCATAAAATAAAAGATTGCGTACAATGTTTCTACTTTACTTGCCATCTGCTGCAAAATATGTTCATTTGCGGTTGTATTTGAATTAAAGCAGACGAAAGCCCGAAACTTTCATTTGAATTTTGAAACTTTTCACGTAACATTGTTTAAAATGTTTAACTCTTATTCGAACAAACTCATGAAAAAAATTCTTTCCTTTATCACTTTCATGTGCCTTACAACGGCCCTTACTTTTGCTGCTGAACCCAATAAAGACGAATTTGCTTTTGATGAATCACAAATTTCCTCTGAGTTTGGCCAGCTAAACAAAATTGAAAATTATGTTCAAGATCACGATGTGACTTTGGACGAACTGAAAGCCGAAAACTCAAAACTTGTGAGCGGCATCGACCTCAGCACCGACGCTTCTGAAGCTTTGGCTGTAGACGATCTTCCATTGAACATTCCTGCATTCTGGTGGGGTTGCGTATTGGCCGTTCTTGGGGTAATTTTGGTGTATGTTTTGACAGACCAAGA
Encoded proteins:
- the gldG gene encoding gliding motility-associated ABC transporter substrate-binding protein GldG, which translates into the protein MKKTRNLPIVLSGLLLLNVLAYFFFFRLDLTEEKRYSLSDASERLVESLQAPVQIEVYLDGEGLPGGFERLRRATLETLDEFKNYAGANLEYRLIDPNAVGNQEQRNALIDTLLAQGVQPTNVFDTDGGRKTETLVFPYAIVRQEDRFETVLLLKGNQSQSAQEKLNQSYENLEYAFASAFRKLNQSEHKKVGLLTEFTELRPINFAGMINSLQANYDLYIVDAKSSESFLGLDALILPKPDYPIDDSTKFKIDQYIMYGGRALFFVDGLKVDSIGLEGTFAQPLESGLEDLFFKYGLRLNANMVKDGASAAMVPLVVGAMGDKPNIQPIPYRFFPLINHFGKSLITRNLDMVLSKFASTLDTVNGGNVVKTPLLMTTPYTKVLNAPALVTYNDARKETDQSEYNQGEKAIAYLLEGRFGSLYANRILPQDPRSEHFKPVSESTKIIVCSDGDLVVNEIDRRNGDPLPLGFDKLSKHTFGNQDFLLNAVDYLIDENGVITARGKEVKLRPLDAIKSRDQRFHYQLINLVLPVSVVLLFGLLNFWFWRRRYAH
- a CDS encoding non-canonical purine NTP diphosphatase; the protein is MREICLATNNDHKAFELQAMLEGLFEIKTLKQIGCIEDIEETANTFQGNSLIKAQYVKAHYGLDCIADDSGLEVEALGGEPGVFSARYAGEHGNHEKNMNRLLKNLEGQSNRRAQFRTVITLILGEETHFFEGIVEGEITKEKRGNQGFGYDPLFVPKGFDRTFAEMGAEEKNPISHRGRAIEKMKAFLLSSDSNS
- a CDS encoding DUF4293 domain-containing protein — encoded protein: MLQRIQSLFLMLTAIALGVFLATNFWTGDQTGNTILLNPYHIVQNQNGLAAYQKEIFYVAVIAAIAIGISIFAIFQYKNRVRQMLFVALNSMLIAVAVGVSVYHVKYDAMPLNGGEVGHFDIGTYAGFVALACNWIANRFIRKDEKMVRSADRMR
- the prfA gene encoding peptide chain release factor 1, which codes for MLEQLEGIRERFEEVAQQMGMPEVVSDMAKFKKISKEYKDLEKIVKEYKKYKAVIDHLAEAKEILNTEKDEGLRELAKEEIDELEPQKEELEEILKEMLIPKDPNDGKNAILEVRAGAGGDEASIFAGDLFRMYQRFVEKQEGWSLSIMDLNEGTSGGFKEIIAEVSGEDVYGKLKFESGVHRVQRVPATESQGRVHTSAASVAVLPEADEVDFELNMSDIKKDTFRASGAGGQHVNKTESAIRLTHLPTNTVVECQDGRSQHANYDKALTVLRSRLYEAELKKHNDAISSERKSLVGSGDRSDKIRTYNYPQSRVTDHRIGLTVYNLPTVMDGEIDEFIEKLRIAENAERMKGEA